The following are from one region of the Sandaracinus amylolyticus genome:
- a CDS encoding GlsB/YeaQ/YmgE family stress response membrane protein, with amino-acid sequence MAVLILSWIVVAFLFALFAHALLPDDGAIDVDVTLVLGMSGALIGGALANHLVGEPLWGVHAAGFAGGAMGAIGGVAAGALGQRRRASQPQRTS; translated from the coding sequence ATGGCAGTCCTGATTCTCTCGTGGATCGTCGTCGCGTTCCTCTTCGCGCTCTTCGCGCACGCGCTGCTTCCAGACGATGGCGCGATCGACGTCGACGTGACGCTCGTCCTCGGGATGAGCGGTGCGCTGATCGGTGGGGCGCTCGCGAACCACCTGGTCGGGGAGCCCCTCTGGGGAGTGCACGCCGCGGGCTTCGCGGGCGGCGCGATGGGGGCCATCGGTGGTGTCGCGGCGGGCGCGCTGGGGCAGCGGCGCCGCGCTTCGCAGCCGCAGCGCACCTCGTGA
- a CDS encoding DUF1328 family protein encodes MLYWSVVFFVLALIAAIFGFGGIAAGAATIGKILFVGFLALAVLSLVAGRRPTLRT; translated from the coding sequence ATGCTGTACTGGTCGGTGGTGTTCTTCGTGCTCGCGCTGATCGCGGCGATCTTCGGCTTCGGCGGGATCGCGGCGGGCGCGGCGACGATCGGCAAGATCCTGTTCGTCGGGTTCCTCGCGCTCGCGGTGCTCAGCCTCGTCGCGGGACGTCGCCCGACGCTGCGCACCTGA
- a CDS encoding ATP-binding protein: MLGPLADVLPHVVWEADPRGQLTAVNARWVEYTGVCTDDAVRLGWPAVLHPDDVGARLGTRPDGFGDTQVSRVRVRRRDGAWRWHELRACAVRESDGTLSRWVGTLTDVHDERSPGETTLSERPDRTGTIQRTPPTHERAILDALLGMAPIGIAILDRELRYLEVNDVLARMNGRSRDAHLGRRVEEIIDAESAGRVKQIVHEVLASGLPSPQLHVRWRGASATIDGLASFVPVRSGESLVGIAVIVVDVTDERRMADALAESERRFRTVQDASHEGFLALRAERADGAGAITLRCVYANHAASATLGSERTIAGADLREVWPEIEQSILWGLLMRVLDGGEAQSVEVARPTRGPGSWFQCWVAPLGPDEVALRFDDITARKRGEQALAIVGEVTRALGASLVREEMLQGFARSVVTEMADVCAVHLRDATGRVRCIATADSRTDSPDTRAIADLFRDDEGVKHGLGVVLRTGSSDLVPEVTPELLRSAARDDDARRALEALGTRAWIFVPLSVRGEVAGALTLESTRSSRPYDLADRFIAEELGRRVSAALENVLLYEEAQRANALKDEFLSIVSHELRTPLSTILGWSKLLMDDPKPAQERVRKGLEVIQRNAQAQARIVDDILDTSRILRNKITLDPKVVPVSGPMEEAVDLVRSGATERGIEVALDVDRAATVRGDAMRLRQIFFHLLTNAVKFTPQGGRVTARVARDGNATIAQVIDTGAGIDPSFLPFLFDRFRQADASSTRRHGGLGLGLAIARKLVELHGGTISVQSEGLGRGATFTVRLPDGRASSEPGTSPGINIAPRAKTPDLVGVRVLLVDDHDDARELYGSVLSLRGARVTLAASAAQARARLAESRFDILVSDIAMPYEDGISLVSFALQHDPVMRAVAISAFSQPDDVRRALEAGFEAYLTKPVDTHELVTKVAELCDVRTSSYG; this comes from the coding sequence GTGCTGGGCCCCCTCGCCGACGTCCTTCCGCACGTGGTGTGGGAGGCCGACCCGCGCGGTCAGCTCACCGCGGTCAACGCACGTTGGGTCGAGTACACGGGCGTCTGCACGGACGACGCGGTGCGGCTCGGCTGGCCCGCCGTGCTGCATCCCGACGACGTCGGCGCGAGACTGGGGACGCGGCCCGATGGATTCGGCGACACCCAGGTCTCGCGCGTCCGCGTGCGCCGTCGTGACGGTGCGTGGCGGTGGCACGAGCTCCGCGCGTGCGCAGTGCGCGAGAGCGACGGCACGCTGAGCCGTTGGGTGGGAACCCTGACCGACGTCCACGACGAGCGCAGCCCCGGCGAGACGACGTTGAGCGAACGACCCGACCGAACCGGCACGATCCAGCGCACGCCGCCGACGCACGAGCGCGCCATCCTCGACGCGCTGCTCGGGATGGCGCCGATCGGCATCGCGATCCTCGATCGCGAGCTGCGCTACCTCGAGGTGAACGACGTCCTCGCTCGCATGAACGGGCGCTCGCGCGACGCGCACCTCGGACGTCGGGTCGAGGAGATCATCGACGCCGAGAGCGCGGGGCGGGTCAAGCAGATCGTCCACGAGGTGCTGGCGTCGGGGCTGCCCTCTCCGCAGCTGCACGTGCGATGGCGCGGCGCGAGCGCGACGATCGACGGGCTCGCGAGCTTCGTCCCGGTGCGCTCGGGCGAGTCGCTGGTCGGCATCGCGGTGATCGTCGTCGACGTGACCGACGAGCGGCGCATGGCGGACGCGCTCGCCGAGAGCGAGCGTCGCTTCCGCACGGTCCAGGACGCGTCGCACGAGGGTTTCCTCGCGCTGCGCGCCGAGCGCGCGGACGGCGCCGGCGCGATCACACTGCGCTGCGTCTATGCGAACCACGCCGCGAGCGCGACGCTCGGGAGCGAGCGCACCATCGCGGGCGCGGATCTGCGCGAGGTGTGGCCGGAGATCGAGCAGTCGATCCTCTGGGGGCTGCTGATGCGCGTGCTCGACGGCGGCGAGGCGCAGAGCGTCGAGGTCGCGCGCCCGACGCGCGGGCCGGGCTCGTGGTTCCAGTGCTGGGTCGCGCCGCTCGGACCCGACGAGGTCGCGCTGCGCTTCGACGACATCACGGCGCGCAAGCGCGGCGAGCAGGCGCTCGCGATCGTCGGCGAGGTCACGCGCGCGCTCGGTGCATCGCTGGTGCGCGAGGAGATGCTGCAGGGCTTCGCGCGCTCGGTCGTGACCGAGATGGCCGACGTGTGCGCGGTGCACCTGCGCGACGCGACCGGACGCGTGCGCTGCATCGCGACCGCGGACTCGCGCACCGACTCGCCGGACACCCGCGCGATCGCCGATCTCTTCCGCGACGACGAGGGCGTGAAGCACGGGCTCGGCGTGGTGCTCCGCACCGGCAGCAGCGATCTCGTGCCCGAGGTGACGCCCGAGCTGCTGCGCTCGGCGGCGCGCGACGACGACGCGCGGCGCGCGCTCGAGGCGCTCGGGACGCGCGCCTGGATCTTCGTGCCGCTCTCGGTGCGCGGCGAGGTCGCCGGCGCGCTCACGCTCGAGTCGACCCGCTCGAGCCGTCCCTACGATCTCGCGGATCGCTTCATCGCGGAGGAGCTCGGCCGTCGCGTGTCCGCGGCGCTCGAGAACGTCCTGCTCTACGAAGAGGCGCAGCGCGCGAACGCGCTGAAGGACGAGTTCCTCTCGATCGTCTCCCACGAGCTGCGCACGCCGCTCTCGACGATCCTCGGGTGGTCGAAGCTGCTGATGGACGATCCCAAGCCCGCGCAGGAGCGCGTGCGCAAGGGGCTCGAGGTCATCCAGCGCAACGCGCAGGCGCAGGCCCGCATCGTCGACGACATCCTCGACACGTCGCGCATCCTCCGGAACAAGATCACGCTCGATCCGAAGGTCGTGCCGGTCTCGGGGCCGATGGAGGAGGCGGTCGATCTCGTGCGCAGCGGCGCGACCGAGCGCGGGATCGAGGTCGCGCTCGACGTCGATCGCGCGGCGACGGTGCGCGGCGATGCGATGCGCTTGCGCCAGATCTTCTTCCACCTGCTGACGAACGCGGTGAAGTTCACGCCACAGGGCGGGCGCGTCACCGCGCGTGTGGCGCGCGACGGGAACGCGACGATCGCGCAGGTGATCGACACCGGCGCGGGGATCGATCCTTCGTTCCTGCCCTTCTTGTTCGATCGCTTCCGCCAGGCGGACGCGAGCTCGACGCGTCGCCACGGCGGGCTCGGGCTGGGCCTCGCGATCGCGCGCAAGCTCGTCGAGCTGCACGGCGGGACGATCTCGGTGCAGAGCGAGGGGCTCGGGCGCGGCGCGACGTTCACGGTGCGCCTGCCCGACGGGCGCGCCTCGAGCGAGCCCGGCACGTCGCCCGGGATCAACATCGCCCCGCGCGCGAAGACGCCCGACCTCGTCGGCGTGCGGGTGCTGCTCGTCGACGATCACGACGACGCGCGCGAGCTCTACGGCTCGGTGCTCTCGCTGCGCGGCGCGCGCGTGACGCTCGCGGCATCGGCGGCGCAGGCGCGGGCGCGGCTCGCGGAGTCGCGCTTCGACATCCTCGTGAGCGACATCGCGATGCCCTACGAGGACGGGATCTCGCTCGTGAGCTTCGCGCTGCAGCACGACCCCGTGATGCGCGCGGTCGCGATCTCCGCGTTCTCGCAGCCCGACGACGTGCGGCGCGCGCTCGAGGCAGGGTTCGAGGCCTACCTGACGAAGCCGGTGGACACCCACGAGCTCGTCACGAAGGTCGCGGAGCTCTGCGACGTGCGGACGTCGTCGTACGGCTGA